The region TATCTAGCGACCCGTCTCCGGAtctgcctcctctcccggcATCATTCCACGACCTCTACGCCTCCACAGCCCGCACCTTTGACGACCCTTCCCTCCACCAAGGTCGAACCAGACAAACACCACACATACCTGGGAACTGGCCCAGCCATGTTTACATTGAATGGCATCCACCGCCAGAGTTCAAGCGCATGCTATCAGGCCTGATATACTCAGTCCGATCACAGATTCGCAAGATAGACCCCGAAGTAGAAATAACCAGCTTTCTGGAGAGCGACCTAGGCGTGCCGTTACCGTTGCACATCAGCCTCTCCCGTCCTCTTAATCTCAGCACGTTCCAGAAAGACCTGTTTCTGTCCGATCTTCAGAAGATGCTCGCTGGAGACCAGCCGTTCGAGATACGGCTCGGGAGGGTGGAATGGCATTTTACCTCGGAGAGCGGACGGGCGTTTCTGGTGCTGAGAGTGGCCTGCCCGTCTCGAAATAATGAGCTCGTGTACCTTTTGTCCAAGATTAACGAGCTTGCTAATATATACGGCCAGCCCCAGCTCTATTCGTGGGCCTCGGCTGCAGAGGGGAAGGATGTTGCGGACGCCTTTCACTTTTCGATTGCTTGGTGTCTGGGTAAGCCGTCGGATCATCTCGAGCGTATCACAAAAGAGGTTTTTGCAAAACCCGAGATCCGGACTGTCATCGGAATGGGTAAATTGACCATCCACAGCATCAAGGTCAAGATTGGGAATGTGGTGACGAATATTCCGCTGAGGAAGGAAaatgaggagaggagggagaggaagcacAGTGCTTTGCTTGGGTTATGATGATACGGGGTATGATTTCGCTCGGCAGATGTATCGAGGCGGTGATGGGAAGTGTCAGGGAGCAGGTTGGATCACAAATGCCAGACGCCGGGATAGCTAGTAGAAGATCAATAAGCGATCAATTCATAAACCACATTATACTGACGTTCTTGATTGCCATCACATCACAAGTTTCCTAGAAATGGCCTCTTGAAGGTGAGAAGTGATTCCAGGTTGTTTGGGGGATGTAGGACTAAATAAATGATCTAGACGAGAAAACAACAGAGCAGAAAGAGGCTTGGGAATTTTTGCAAGAGGTGATGAAGGGTGAGCCGGAAAAAGGGGTGATAATAACCTAGGGGAGTTGGACGAGCAGCTTGTGTTTGCCGGGATGGAGGGCTTGCTTTGGGGCGGGCAGTGGGATTGGTAGTTTGTTCTTGGGAGCATCTTCATATTGAAGGCATGGTTGGAGCTGGTCTGTATTTGTTAGGACATACTCATGTTGGAGGGAAGGGATGAAAGACTTGCGCTCTCTTCAATTCCTGCTTGATTGCACCACAAGTCAAATATAATCATCACATCTTCGGTACAAACTGAATTTTCACCTGCTAGTTACAAACGCTGCCCAAAATTATATACAAACAAAGACCCACCCAATTGCTGCCATGCCAATAACGATTCATCAACTCCCAAGCTCCATTCAAGACGTCACAACCCAATAACACAGGCAGCCAGCTATCCCGCAGCCAACCAAGAAATAGTCCGGGCCCATCTCCAGCATCTTACGCCAGAGTGAGGCATGCCACTTGTATATAACTACAGCCATACCATACCCCAACGCATGATAAAAATGACTCACTAGACCACCGCTATCCCAGCCATTCTAGAGCTCGTCCACTCTAGGGAAATCCAACGTCCACGTCCTTGGAGTCACCGGCAAGCCCAGGAAAAACTGCAAAAAGCGCGCGGCCTCTTGAGAAAGGACAACCCAACTAGAGAACCGTTAGCATTGGTTTTcaaatagaaaaaaaaaactaaaaaaaaaaacaaaaaacttACGCCTTGGCAGGGAAACTGATCCACCCCTTCAACACAAACATCGTAACCTTCTTGATattctcccactcctccgCCATGGCCTCCGAACTCGACTTTGGCTCCCGGCGgatcctctcctctctcttgctctccacctcatccacaTCCTGCTCATCCAGCGCCTTCTTGATAGGGCCCACACTTAGAATCTTGTTCACAACCACCTTCTTAGCCCCCTTGTTATCCTCTGCCTCAACCATCCCTCTAAACTTCTGAATAGCGCTCATCGAGCTGCTCAACCTGGCATACGTGTTGAAAAGCGCCACCAATTCCGTCCGCTTCAATACCGGAACCTGCGGGTGGTCGTTATTGTCAAACTCGAACAGCACTTTCAGCGCAGTTCCGTACCCAGCCGTCTGCAGCTTGCCCCACAGTCGGCACTTGTCGCACCCGACACAGTCCATCAGGCGGCTGACATTCCTGAAGCGGTTGCGGAAGTCCTCTTTGAGCGAAGGGCCTTCTCCATTCTTGAACATGAGGCTCTCGTCAAAGATTTGAGGCACGCTCGCGGCCTTGGTGGTGACAGCCAAGACCTTCTCACGCGTCTCGGCGTCCTGAGCTGGGTCGCCCGTGCAAAAGGTGTAGCCCTGCTCGGCGGTGAGATAGGGGCCGAGTTTGGCGATGGCGCGGGAAAGGAGGGCGTAGTTAAAATAGAGATTGCTGATGCGGTCCGGGAACTGGTGTAAACGAGCCTTGTAGCAGGCGAGATTGGGTTGCCATT is a window of Podospora pseudopauciseta strain CBS 411.78 chromosome 1, whole genome shotgun sequence DNA encoding:
- the USB1 gene encoding poly(U)-specific 3'-to-5' RNA exonuclease (COG:L; EggNog:ENOG503P2PH) — protein: MPPLVDYGSDSNSDADTANPAPPPAKKPRLGAPGTGTATALSSDPSPDLPPLPASFHDLYASTARTFDDPSLHQGRTRQTPHIPGNWPSHVYIEWHPPPEFKRMLSGLIYSVRSQIRKIDPEVEITSFLESDLGVPLPLHISLSRPLNLSTFQKDLFLSDLQKMLAGDQPFEIRLGRVEWHFTSESGRAFLVLRVACPSRNNELVYLLSKINELANIYGQPQLYSWASAAEGKDVADAFHFSIAWCLGKPSDHLERITKEVFAKPEIRTVIGMGKLTIHSIKVKIGNVVTNIPLRKENEERRERKHSALLGL